A stretch of DNA from Triticum dicoccoides isolate Atlit2015 ecotype Zavitan chromosome 2A, WEW_v2.0, whole genome shotgun sequence:
GACACTACAGACAGGGCTGCTCCAAAGATTGTTGAATTATTCAAAGGTCCCAGTCCAGTGGTGCAGGTTGCAGCTGGTGCAAGCTATACATTTGCTGTGACTGATGATGGGACAGTTTATTCTTTTGGGTCTTGTACTAACTTCTGTCTTGGACATGGGGATCAGCACAATGAACTTCTTCCACGTGCAATCCAATCATTTAAGAGGAGGAACATTCTTGTTGTCCGTGTATCCGCTGGAGATGAGCATGCTGTAGCTCTTGATGCGCTGGGATATGTGAGTATATTGTTCAATGGACTTTCAACTATGTTTTTTGACTTCTATACACTCCAGACAGAAGTAAAAGTCGGATTTTTCTCTCCAGGTCTATACATGGGGTAGAGGCTACTGTGGAGCATTAGGTCATGGTGATGAAAATGATAAAACTAGCCCAGAATTGATTGCCGGCCTGAAGGGTCAAGTTGGTGTACAGGTCCGTTGAATTTGTTTACACAACACTTTCCTCCTGACTTCACTAAAGCATAGAAGAATATATTTTTTGTACTTGATTTGATCAAATTATCTAGCTGGGAAAAAGTAGTGTTATGCATTTTTCTGGAGGTCCAAAGCGATATCGGACTGAGGTTGCCTGTTGCAACTACTTAACTCATCCCACGTGTTAAAAAAGGAAGAGCTATGCAGGAAATACCTGGCCTGGNNNNNNNNNNNNNNNNNNNNNNNNNNNNNNNNNNNNNNNNNNNNNNNNNNNNNNNNNNNNNNNNNNNNNNNNNNNNNNNNNNNNNNNNNNNNNNNNNNNNNNNNNNNNNNNNNNNNNNNNNNNNNNNNNNNNNNNNNNNNNNNNNNNNNNNNNNNNNNNNNNNNNNNNNNNNNNNNNNNNNNNNNNNNNNNNNNNNNNNNNNNNNNNNNNNNNNNNNNNNNNNNNNNNNNNNNNNNNNNNNNNNNNNNNNNNNNNNNNNNNNNNNNNNNNNNNNNNNNNNNNNNNNNNNNNNNNNNNNNNNNNNNNNNNNNNNNNNNNNNNNNNNNNNNNNNNNNNNNNNNNNNNNNNNNNNNNNNNNNNNNNNNNNNNNNNNNNNNNNNNNNNNNNNNNNNNNNNNNNNNNNNNNNNNNNNNNNNNNNNNNNNNNNNNNNNNNNNNNNNNNNNNNNNNNNNNNNNNNNNNNNNNNNNNNNNNNNNNNNNNNNNNNNNNNNNNNNNNNNNNNNNNNNNNNNNNNNNNNNNNNNNNGTCTGGAGATATGTGCAACATTTAGTATACCAAGTTGTATTCCTCACATATTCCCCTTTTTTGATATTGAATATTCCTTTTTAAttgcgccttgggcccttgctCATAATGTATTTGTTGACGTATGATTGTCGAAACCAGGGTTCAGTGGAGACCCCCTTTTAGTTGTTCGGCCAGGGGCTAAAAACAATCCCAAAGTTCTAGGCTGCACGCATCAGTGTTTGGTACTTGATGGAGGCAGCAGCCCTAGTCAGGGCGCTAGAGCCAGTCAAAAAGTAGTTCATGGAAGCAGTAGCCCGGGTCAGGGTGTCAGAGCCATAGTCAAAAAGTGGCATTGTATTGTCGTGCCAGTCTGATCAACTGCCCCTCTTATCGTGCGGGGTATCGCAAtaccgccttgcgacagcatcatcATTCCCCTAGAATACATAGCGTGCAGCGGGATACAGTCGATAGCCTGCTTCGCATTAAATGTGCCGCGGGCAAATTCACTTTTACCCAACCCAACCGCTTGAGCCCAGGGTAGCCATGCTTGGAGGCTTTGGCCGTGCTCGGTAGCCTGGTGGTGCTCAAATACATCGAGGTGCCACCGCTCATTTAGCTGTGCGAGGTGTTATGCTCGGGGCATTTCTTCAACTCTTGTGAATGATTTATGATTTGCTTGATTGGCTGATAGCATAACTCGGAGCATTTCTTCAACTCTTATAAATGATTAATGATTTGCTTGATTGGCTCGTAGCATAACTGGACGAGGCCAAGCTTCAACATATTTTTGGGAGGCCCATTTTGGTGTgctcgggagggggggggggggctgtttTTGAGTACACTGACAATATTTACCACCGTGCATGGCAATATACACCAACCTCCATCTACTTTTTAGACTACTCATAGTGGGAGTAATAATATAGTAACATGCATGCTACATAGGCAAAAAGATGACGTGGCAAGTAATTAAATAGGAGAGACAAATGGATTaacataagagcatggttaatagtatagccaacaaccGACTATATAAAGTTGCCATGTCACATATAGTCAACCTAATTGCCAACATGTATAGTAGCTAGTTGCTAAGTAGtagtccctccgtcccaaaataagtgtctcaacttctcaactttgtactactaaggttgagacacttattttgggacgacgggagtactattttttaatgcatggcCCACTTCACACTCTCGCATTGTTTCTTGGAGTCTGTGTTGCAGCCGGCTGTTAATCTACAGCCTGCTTCacttctctctcttctctctcatcCAACTCAGCAGAAATATAATAATTTAATCCTTGCAGCCTGCTGACTGTACTTGCTCTAAGagaatggttaatagtatagccagctgatgGCTATATGACttcgccatgtcatctatagccaatctTATAGCCGGCAAGTATAATAGTTACACATAAAGTTGTGCTACTTATTAATACATGTCCCACTTCCCACTCTCAcatagtgcctaggagcacgtgctgcagCTGGCTCTTATTCTGTAGCCAGCTCctcttctctcctcttctcttccctccatgtcatcaggaaaataatattttaattctTATAGCCTGCTTACATAAGCTTATTTTACTTGCTCTAatgtgttaccatcacatagcgcttcccAATGAAAAATgattacaaagtaataaatgaaggtcTCTATGTTATCACACACATGATACTACCCACTATGGAAGTACCCCctacgttcacaaatataagatgttttggatatttcaatatggactacatacagatagAAATGAATGAACAAACACAGTAAAACGCATCTATATACATTTGATTCAGAAAGAAGTTAGAGCAccttatatttgtgaacagaggcAGTACTAacatatagactagtaacatatgcatattACTAGTGTAAGTtattcaccactatgaccagccttagggtATTTGCAAAGTGGACCCTTAAATCACCCACATACATTCGAAACCCGCTGTCCTGATGCAGTTTGCCTTCCAACGCCGCCCCGCATCGGTCCGCGGATCAGTCCACTTGTCAAACCGCTGCCATGTAGGACCACGAGTCTCCGACACCATCGGCCCACCCAACCCCGTGTCTCCATCTCTTGCggggctttgcgggagtccggaccgctgCCATGTAGGACTCTGAGTCTCCGACACCCCCGGGCCACCCAACCCCGTGTCTCCATCCCATCCCTCTTTCTCTACATCCgcttcctccctcgccgccgccgccgctgctctacACCCCTGACGGCGGCCAAGCCCTCTCTGGACCTCCGCGACCTCCGCCGCTCCTGTCGCTTTGCCTATGACGTTGGTCCACAACTCTCGTCCGTTTGCCGCACAGGTATCATCTGCCCCTACGGGGGTCACCACACCCGGCAAGTGTTTGGTGAAATACCCATGCTAAAGTTTTTGCCTGTTTGAGGATTCAAGAGTACTTATACGAGCACTCGTTGAGTTGTCTGACGAGAAGGATTATGCGGATGAAACGGCGATGATGCAAGCGGTCCTTGCAGACGCAGAGCGTGCGgaagagcatgttctcaatttcaagggatCGATCAAGGAGACAAGGATCATCAATCATTGAACTGGAATAGGGCACGGGGCCATTTGATGCCGATGGACGACTACTTTGCCCCTGATGCCTTATTCGCGAACAATTTTCGCCGGCGCTTTCAGGATGCGAAAAAATGTCTTTGATCCCCTCTACAATGGTGTCCGGTCCTACAATGATTACTTCACCTTGAGGAAGGATCCCGTAGGAAGAATTGGATTCTCTGGTTACCAGAGGTGCATGGCTGCATTGCAGATGCTTGTATATGGCACAGCCGCAGATTCATGGGACGAGTACCTCCGGATGTCTGAGAGCACATGTGGAGATGCCATGGTCAGATTTGTATTGCGGCGGTCGAGGTGTTTGGACCTTAGTACTTGAGAGAACCAACTGTCGCCGACACGGAAAGGATCTTGGCAATGTTGGAAGCAAGAGGGTGGCCAGGTTTGCTCTGATCTCTTGATTGCATGCACTGGAGGTGGAAGAATTGCTCAAAAACTCTacaaatggaagaattgcccaaaGCCCTACAAGGGCAATTTGAGAGCcatgttaagaagcccaccatcattcttgaagcagttgcatcacatgacctctggatttggcacactTTCTTTGGCATGTccgggtctcacaatgacatcaatgtgctgtaGCGGTCTCCATTGTTTGCTAGTTTGACTGAAGGGCAAGCTCCTCCTTGCAACTATACAGTCAATGGGCATCAGTACAATGACCATGGGTTACTATCTGATCGACGGTATCAATCCTCCGTGGACTACGTTAGTCAAGACCATCTATGTTGCAGTTGGTTAGAAAAGAgctcactttgcccaaagacaagGAGTTAGAAAGGATGTGGGGAGGGCATCTGGAGTGCTCCAAGCCGGTTTTGCAGTGTTCGTGGACCTGCTAAACAATGGGATCAGgagaccttgtgggaggtgatgacatgcTGCATGATCATGCACAAAGATGATCGTGGAGGATGAggatgaagatgttgaagatgttgcCGGAGGTCTggaatttgagaacatgggtgatccTATCCAACTTTCAGATCAGAATCCGGCCACCTTTGATgagtttattcaaatgcatcaacaaattcggcaTCGAGCAACTCATGAGCAGCTCAAGGAGATTTGATTGAGCATCTGTGAGTGGTTAAATGGACAACTCGAGCATCTGATCGAGTTGAATTCAAGTTTTAACTATTTTATTTGAAAACTCAGTTGGATTGTACTccatctgtaaactaatataagatcagtgatctaaaagatcttatattagtttatagaggggGTAATATTTAAATTAAAAGTACTGTTGCATTTGAATATTTTCATTCATCAAAGATTTGATATTCTTTTATTTTGAGCTTGCGGACTTACCGGCCCATTTTCGGGGGCGGCGTTGGAGGTGCCCTTAGCTTCTTTCGCAGAAGAATCTCAATACTGCATTTAATGAGAGAAGGTCGAACATTGTACTTAAAAGTAGCAGGAACCAAAGCAACAACTACTAGTAGCAGACCTCAattagtgttcatattttgtatTTAACACTAATTTAGACTGCAGAACAATCACAAATAAAGTTGAATCTATTTGAATTTCTTTCTAGTCATATTACTACTAATAAGTTTAATAGTGTACCATTCATAAGTCTATGTTGAAAGTAGAAAATGGTTCCAAAAATTTACATTTCTGGAACCAACAATTTTTTTGAGTTTTGAATCTCGCAATATAGGTCTTTTCCAATTCGTCTTCTAGTCAGGAGAGTGATGTTTGAAATTTGCTACATAATCCATATTTAGTTAATCATTGAGGAAACCATTTAGTGAAACATCTAGTCAGGAGAGTGATGTTTGAAATTTGCTACATAATCCATATTTAGTTAATCATTGAGGAAACCATTTAGTGAAACATCAAAACTATTGGAGCATCTGCACCAATTCATTTAATGGATGTTTGACTGTATGGACAAGTTTCAGCATCTTCTCCTTATCCTATCTGTCGGGAATCCATTAGTTGCAACAAGAGCCCTGCTGGGGAGTAATTGTTTGTCAGATGTATTCCCTTTCGTATTTGTATATAACTGTCCAGGTATTGAATTATGTCTTACTTCATGCACGAATCAGAAAGTATCTCAGTGCTGTCCAGATTTCATGGGCGGCATTTACCAGCCGGTTCCGAACGTGCCCGTCCAGTGCTATGCTTGGCTTAAAGTTCATGTAAAGCATGAGACTGAAGTTGCATGTTCTAATGAAAATGTCGTTATCTTCCCATACTTTTACCAGCATAATTACACAAGTTTCATATGTAAAAGCTTTTGTTTTCGTGAATTTGGACAGGTATGTGCAAGAAAGAGAAAGACCTTCGTTCTCACTGATGAAGGCTCAGTTTTTGCATTTGGATGGATGGGCTTTGGGAGTTTAGGGTTTCCTGACCGCGGATCATCTGACAAAGTGATGCAGCCTCGCGTTCTCGACAGCCTGTCTGGTCATTATGTCTCTCAAATAAGTACTGGACTATACCATACTGTTGCAGTGACAAATAAAGGTATCGTGTTTGGTTTTGGAGACAATGAGCGGGCGCAACTTGGGCAGGAATTCATTCGTGGGTGTTTGAAACCTACAGAGATAATGTTTGACAAAAGTAGTATTGAGGATATAGCCATTGCAGCGCCTAGTGGGTAAGTTCAATGCCAAGATTGCCATTATACAAAAGTGGCGATTGCAGCCCCTGTCGGGTATATTCAAGGCTGAGATTACCATCTTATAGTCAATAATAATGAGCATATGTTTTCATCTCCTTAACTGTATTTTGTACTTAGATTTTTCAGTGTTCTGTGAGAATTTGAGTAAACAAGAGATGTGCAGAAATGGAAAGTGTTGTAGTTAAAAGAGCATATAGTAAAGTAATTTGGCAAATGTATTAAATACTTGAACATGGCATGATTTTGTATATAAAATTGTTGGTGTGATTAACGTTTCccattttatttctttccttttgttTGGCTCTATCTACTGTTTgaagcctttctctttttttttttgaaacattgcTTGATAGCTTGATTCTCTTGCCTGTACTGCTTACAATGATTTGTTATCTTCTGTTTACTATTTACCGATTGATGTGTACGTTGGTGTGTGGTAACGAAAGAAGTGCGTGATATTGTGTACACTACAATGGAAGATATGACATGAAATTGCCATGATTTTGTGGCTTAAAGGAGGAATTTGTGCGAAAATGctgtttggaggccgagctccatgtaGCTCGCTATCCTGGTCGTCAGGAATTGCATCCTGCTGCTGCAGCGTGGCATTAATGTTATGTATTCGAGCTCACAGCTATACGCCCCCACACCGTATTATGTATTTTTCTACAGTAGCATCCCATGTCGTCCAGAGCTCGCTGGCAGGCTGGCATGTCATGTATGGCATGTCATGTATTCGAGCTCACAGCTATACGCCTCACACCGTATTATGTATTTTTCTACAGTAGCATCCCATGTCATCCAGAGCTCGCTGGCAGGCTGGCTAGACGTGTGAATCCATTTACCCATCATGTCTCTACAGTGCTAGCGA
This window harbors:
- the LOC119354622 gene encoding ultraviolet-B receptor UVR8-like, with the protein product MAGEKSPRAFSMEELPGHLIGEVLSSGRLAAGDLARLEGTCRALRPLAEQAASRLCAARMACSVIGPAARGELLARCGGSWKKVLRFLQSVEQSFDTVHTSSGNMQVATGRYHTLLVHDSSVYSCGSSLCGVLGHGPDTTQCVAFSRVSFPSLARVVNISAFHNHAAFVTESGEVFTCGDNSSACCGHGDVGRTIFRPTQILALKGISCKQVATGLSFTVILTRKGLVYTCGSNTHGQLGHGDTTDRAAPKIVELFKGPSPVVQVAAGASYTFAVTDDGTVYSFGSCTNFCLGHGDQHNELLPRAIQSFKRRNILVVRVSAGDEHAVALDALGYVYTWGRGYCGALGHGDENDKTSPELIAGLKGQVGVQVCARKRKTFVLTDEGSVFAFGWMGFGSLGFPDRGSSDKVMQPRVLDSLSGHYVSQISTGLYHTVAVTNKGIVFGFGDNERAQLGQEFIRGCLKPTEIMFDKSSIEDIAIAAPSG